From the genome of Triticum aestivum cultivar Chinese Spring chromosome 3B, IWGSC CS RefSeq v2.1, whole genome shotgun sequence, one region includes:
- the LOC123066330 gene encoding defensin-like protein, which translates to MGFNRAQLFAAFALGLLIMSHSVEAVRPRPRICHSPSHLYHGSCNNRKCVEVCHHEHFTGGYCSRKGVVKRLHCECTIKCGHYSPPPPSEVPEPPPYERPPPPPRVM; encoded by the exons ATGGGGTTCAACAGAGCACAGTTGTTTGCTGCCTTCGCCCTGGGGTTGCTCATCATGTCCCACA GTGTGGAGGCGGTTCGTCCCCGTCCCCGGATATGCCATTCCCCAAGCCATCTTTATCATGGCTCATGCAACAACAGGAAATGCGTGGAGGTGTGCCACCACGAGCACTTCACCGGCGGCTACTGCTCACGTAAAGGGGTTGTTAAAAGACTTCATTGTGAATGTACCATAAAATGCGGCCATTATAGTCCTCCACCGCCGTCAGAagtgccggagccgccgccgtatgaacggccgccaccaccaccaagagtCATGTAG